One segment of Ancylothrix sp. D3o DNA contains the following:
- a CDS encoding glycosyltransferase family 39 protein: MRKLFTDWQKLSANYRYFFVLILVLGIFFRFVHLEGKVYWIDESFTSLRISGYTETQLVEEVSQKGIIGIKTLQKYQKINPDKTVLDTIRGVATEEPQLTPLYFIIARFWAQVFGSSIVTIRSLSAVISLLIFPALYWLCQELFLAPFVSWIAIALMAVSPFHVLYSQEARPYSLWTVTIIFSCAAFLHAIKRQTVLIFFYYFMSLLVGFYTHLFFIFVVVIHAIYAAIQEHFKWTKTFSRFTVVWCAGFLALVPWFLPIILHWEQVQNKTNWQTQIMPGYYNALFKLWLVNFNLPFLDFNFASSRDFRFNFMGIAILLGGFYFICYSIYFTYRHSSPRIWQFILLLSILTFILLAIPDLLLGGMRSTVSRYLIPCYVGLQLAMAYFLANKIVFSYKKALWNFALGSMLSVGIISCAISSQSPVWWFKYNSNHNYNIAKIINQTKAPLLISEKDLNLINFQNLGNLLSLSYLLDEKVKLSLIIEPKMPLIYHNFSDVFLYNPSEELLASLPNQNRKIQLVFISKIDEISLFKIKEGASPNAPRN; the protein is encoded by the coding sequence ATGAGGAAATTGTTTACCGACTGGCAAAAATTATCTGCTAACTACCGATATTTTTTCGTTCTTATTTTGGTTTTAGGGATATTTTTTCGCTTTGTTCATTTGGAGGGTAAGGTTTACTGGATTGATGAAAGTTTTACCTCTTTACGCATTTCAGGATACACGGAAACGCAGTTAGTAGAAGAAGTTTCCCAAAAAGGCATTATCGGCATTAAAACTTTACAAAAATACCAAAAAATTAACCCTGATAAAACAGTTTTAGATACTATTCGGGGGGTGGCAACGGAAGAACCGCAGCTTACTCCTCTTTATTTTATCATTGCTCGCTTTTGGGCCCAGGTTTTTGGCAGTTCTATTGTCACAATTCGCAGTTTATCAGCGGTGATTAGTCTGTTAATTTTTCCCGCCCTCTATTGGTTGTGTCAAGAGTTATTTCTAGCACCATTTGTGAGTTGGATAGCTATTGCTTTGATGGCGGTTTCTCCGTTTCATGTGCTTTACTCTCAAGAAGCACGCCCCTATAGTTTATGGACGGTGACAATTATCTTTTCTTGTGCGGCATTTCTCCATGCCATAAAACGGCAAACTGTCTTGATCTTTTTCTATTATTTTATGTCGCTATTGGTTGGTTTTTATACCCATTTATTTTTTATTTTTGTTGTGGTTATTCATGCAATTTATGCCGCCATTCAAGAACATTTTAAGTGGACAAAAACTTTTTCCCGTTTTACTGTGGTTTGGTGTGCAGGTTTTTTGGCTTTAGTGCCTTGGTTTTTGCCGATAATTTTACACTGGGAACAAGTTCAAAATAAAACCAACTGGCAAACTCAAATAATGCCTGGTTATTACAATGCTTTATTCAAACTTTGGTTAGTAAATTTCAATCTACCTTTTTTAGATTTTAACTTTGCAAGTTCCAGAGATTTTCGCTTTAATTTTATGGGTATCGCTATTTTATTAGGTGGCTTTTATTTTATCTGTTACTCAATTTATTTTACATACCGGCATTCTTCCCCCCGCATCTGGCAGTTTATTTTGCTGTTGAGTATTCTCACATTTATCCTCCTAGCCATCCCAGATTTATTGCTTGGCGGTATGCGTTCAACTGTTAGCCGTTATCTAATTCCTTGCTATGTGGGTTTACAGTTAGCAATGGCTTATTTTTTAGCAAATAAAATAGTTTTTTCTTACAAAAAAGCTTTGTGGAATTTTGCTTTAGGATCAATGCTATCTGTGGGGATTATTTCTTGTGCAATTAGTTCTCAATCTCCCGTGTGGTGGTTTAAATATAATAGTAATCATAATTATAATATTGCTAAAATTATCAATCAAACTAAAGCACCCCTCCTCATAAGTGAAAAAGACTTAAACTTAATTAACTTTCAAAACTTGGGAAACTTATTATCTTTAAGCTATCTTTTAGATGAAAAAGTTAAGCTTAGTCTTATCATTGAACCAAAAATGCCGCTAATTTACCATAATTTTAGTGATGTTTTCCTCTACAATCCTTCGGAAGAATTACTGGCATCACTGCCAAATCAAAACCGAAAAATACAGTTAGTTTTTATAAGCAAAATTGATGAAATAAGTTTATTTAAAATAAAGGAGGGTGCATCGCCAAACGCACCCCGAAACTAA
- the pruA gene encoding L-glutamate gamma-semialdehyde dehydrogenase yields the protein MVAQLSNNTYESKTQEIAKQLLAASKEKRSFFTQLQDQMRWDDKLLGWTMSNPGLRVQLFRFIDCLPALRSKAEIANHLQEYLTTEQVELPSALKSLIGFSGGDSIPGQVAATTVSTAVETLAHKYIAGENIKEVIKTVERLRKEKMAFTIDLLGEAVITEEEAKSYLDRYLELMTQLTEASKKWGNVSQIDEADGEQIKRVQVSVKLTAFYSQFDPLDATGSEKRVSERVRTLLRHAKEVGAAVHFDMEQYVYKDITFAILKNILMEEEFRNRSDIGVTVQAYLRDSEKDLLGLIEWAKKRGTPVTVRLVKGAYWDQETIKSAQKDWPQPVFNEKAATDENFEKLTQLLLENHQYLYAGIAGHNVRSQAKAIAIAETLKIPRRRFEMQVLYGMGDKLAKALVDRGYRVRVYCPYGDLLPGMAYLIRRLLENTANSSFLRQSLEDRPIEELISAPSPENAAETYHTSRHFPNSADSDYAKESLRKEAEVSLKIVRQQLGKTYLPFINGSYQETAQKVNSVNPSNPSEVIGTIGLMSVEQAQTAIQAAKDAFPQWRRTPVRQRAGVLRKAAELMTERRQEFCAWMVLEVGKPVRECDAEVSEAIDFCRYYADEMERLDQGHNYDVAGENNRYTYQPRGISLIISPWNFPLAIPVGMTVASLVTGNCTMLKPAEVSSVIAAKFAEILIEAGIPKGVFQFVPGKGSSVGSYMVKHPDVHMITFTGSQEVGCQIYADAAILQPGQKHLKRVIAEMGGKNAIIVDESADLDQAVAGVVYSAFGYSGQKCSACSRVIVLEPVYNAFVHRLVEATNSLNVGAAESPSTQVGPVIDANAQKRIQEYIEKGKQEAELALEMPTPANGYFVGPVIFKDVSGTSTIAQEEIFGPVLSVMKAHNFDEAIALANGTNFALTGGIYSRTPSHIEKAKSEFEVGNLYVNRGITGAIVSRQPFGGFKLSGVGSKAGGPDYLLQFLEPRHVSENIQRQGFAPIDGVD from the coding sequence GTGGTCGCCCAATTGTCTAATAATACCTACGAAAGCAAAACCCAAGAGATCGCTAAACAACTTTTAGCCGCCAGTAAAGAAAAACGCTCTTTTTTCACCCAACTGCAAGACCAAATGCGCTGGGATGATAAACTGCTGGGGTGGACGATGAGTAACCCCGGTTTGCGAGTTCAATTGTTCCGCTTTATTGATTGCCTACCGGCCCTCCGCAGTAAAGCAGAAATTGCAAATCACTTGCAAGAATATTTAACTACTGAACAAGTCGAACTTCCCTCAGCTTTAAAAAGTTTAATTGGTTTTAGTGGCGGCGATTCGATCCCCGGACAAGTTGCAGCAACAACAGTTTCAACTGCTGTAGAAACATTGGCGCATAAATATATTGCCGGTGAAAATATTAAAGAAGTCATCAAAACTGTTGAACGTCTCCGCAAAGAAAAAATGGCGTTCACCATTGACTTATTAGGTGAAGCAGTTATCACAGAAGAGGAAGCAAAATCTTACCTCGACCGCTATTTAGAATTAATGACGCAACTAACAGAAGCCTCTAAAAAATGGGGAAATGTTTCTCAAATTGATGAGGCGGATGGCGAACAAATTAAGCGCGTACAAGTTTCTGTTAAACTAACAGCATTTTACTCGCAATTTGACCCCCTGGATGCAACCGGCAGCGAAAAACGAGTCAGCGAACGAGTCCGCACTTTGTTACGCCACGCTAAAGAAGTTGGCGCAGCGGTGCATTTTGATATGGAACAATATGTCTATAAAGACATCACTTTTGCTATCTTAAAAAACATCCTTATGGAAGAGGAATTCCGCAACCGTAGCGATATTGGCGTCACTGTGCAAGCTTATTTGCGAGATAGCGAAAAGGATTTGTTGGGGTTAATTGAGTGGGCGAAAAAACGCGGAACTCCGGTTACAGTTCGCTTGGTAAAAGGGGCATATTGGGATCAGGAAACGATTAAATCTGCTCAAAAAGATTGGCCGCAGCCGGTGTTTAATGAAAAGGCTGCAACGGATGAAAATTTCGAGAAATTAACGCAACTTTTGCTAGAAAATCATCAATATCTCTACGCAGGAATTGCCGGCCATAACGTGCGTTCTCAAGCCAAAGCTATCGCCATTGCCGAAACTTTGAAAATCCCCCGGCGCCGGTTTGAAATGCAGGTGCTTTATGGTATGGGTGATAAATTGGCAAAAGCTTTAGTTGATCGCGGTTATCGCGTAAGGGTGTATTGTCCTTATGGTGATTTGTTACCGGGGATGGCTTATTTGATTCGCCGGCTATTAGAAAATACCGCCAATAGTTCGTTTTTGCGGCAAAGTTTGGAAGACCGGCCTATCGAGGAATTAATATCAGCCCCGTCCCCGGAAAATGCAGCAGAAACTTATCACACTTCTCGACATTTTCCTAATAGCGCCGATAGCGATTATGCCAAAGAGTCGCTGCGAAAAGAAGCGGAAGTTTCCTTAAAAATTGTCCGTCAACAATTGGGGAAAACTTATTTGCCTTTTATCAATGGAAGCTATCAGGAAACAGCACAAAAAGTTAATTCTGTCAATCCTTCTAATCCCAGTGAAGTTATTGGCACCATTGGCTTAATGTCTGTGGAACAAGCACAAACAGCAATTCAAGCTGCAAAAGATGCTTTTCCGCAGTGGCGGCGGACTCCTGTGCGTCAGCGGGCCGGTGTTTTGCGAAAAGCTGCGGAATTGATGACAGAACGCCGGCAAGAGTTTTGCGCTTGGATGGTTTTGGAAGTTGGTAAACCTGTCCGCGAATGTGATGCAGAAGTATCGGAGGCGATTGATTTTTGCCGATATTATGCAGATGAAATGGAACGGTTAGATCAAGGTCATAATTATGATGTGGCTGGGGAAAATAACCGTTATACTTATCAACCTCGCGGCATTTCTTTGATTATTTCGCCTTGGAATTTTCCTTTGGCAATTCCTGTAGGGATGACGGTTGCTTCGCTGGTTACTGGTAATTGTACGATGCTCAAACCGGCTGAAGTTTCTTCAGTTATTGCGGCAAAATTTGCGGAAATTTTAATAGAAGCCGGCATTCCAAAAGGCGTTTTTCAATTTGTACCAGGTAAGGGTTCTTCGGTGGGTTCTTATATGGTGAAACATCCTGATGTTCACATGATTACTTTCACCGGATCGCAAGAAGTAGGCTGTCAAATTTATGCAGATGCAGCTATTTTACAACCTGGTCAAAAACATTTGAAACGGGTTATTGCCGAAATGGGTGGCAAAAATGCGATTATTGTTGATGAGTCGGCGGATTTAGATCAGGCTGTTGCTGGGGTGGTTTATTCGGCTTTTGGTTACAGTGGTCAAAAATGCTCGGCTTGTTCACGAGTAATTGTGTTGGAGCCGGTTTATAATGCGTTTGTGCATCGTTTGGTTGAGGCGACAAATTCTTTAAATGTGGGTGCTGCGGAGTCGCCTAGTACGCAAGTTGGGCCGGTGATTGATGCTAATGCTCAAAAGCGGATTCAAGAGTATATTGAGAAGGGGAAACAAGAGGCGGAATTAGCTTTAGAAATGCCTACTCCTGCAAATGGTTATTTTGTGGGGCCGGTGATTTTTAAGGATGTTTCTGGGACTTCTACGATTGCTCAGGAAGAGATTTTTGGGCCGGTTTTATCGGTGATGAAAGCCCACAATTTTGATGAGGCTATCGCGCTGGCTAATGGTACGAATTTTGCTTTGACGGGTGGTATCTATTCTCGCACTCCTTCTCATATTGAGAAGGCGAAATCTGAGTTTGAGGTGGGGAATTTGTATGTTAATCGGGGGATTACTGGTGCGATTGTTTCGCGTCAACCTTTTGGGGGGTTTAAGCTTTCTGGGGTTGGTTCTAAGGCCGGTGGTCCTGATTATTTGTTACAATTTTTGGAGCCTCGTCATGTTAGTGAGAATATTCAGCGTCAGGGTTTTGCTCCTATTGATGGGGTTGATTAG
- a CDS encoding DUF5615 family PIN-like protein, which produces MAFFYADEQFPFPVVRFLRAFGHDVLTVQEAGNANQGITDAEVLQFATNSNRAVLTLNKRDFVLLHRQQPDHGGIIVCTDDKNWERLATRINEAIAGEENLQGKLIRVTKPPA; this is translated from the coding sequence GTGGCTTTTTTCTATGCTGATGAACAATTTCCCTTTCCCGTTGTGCGATTTCTCCGCGCTTTTGGTCACGATGTTTTAACAGTTCAAGAAGCAGGAAATGCCAACCAGGGAATTACTGATGCGGAAGTTTTGCAATTTGCTACTAATAGCAATAGGGCAGTTTTAACGCTCAATAAACGGGATTTTGTACTTTTACACCGGCAACAACCCGATCACGGCGGCATTATTGTTTGCACAGATGATAAAAATTGGGAAAGATTGGCCACTCGAATTAATGAAGCAATTGCTGGGGAAGAAAACCTCCAAGGAAAATTAATAAGAGTCACAAAACCACCGGCCTAA
- a CDS encoding DUF433 domain-containing protein — MSLKELKHKLLALSPAEKEQAIQILSKSLNNPWQGIEKTPNVCGGDACIAGTRIPVWGLVNARRIGYSDNDLLESYPTISAADLVNAWAYAEAFSEEIETAIRENEEA; from the coding sequence ATGTCCCTCAAAGAATTAAAACACAAACTTCTGGCCTTATCCCCGGCAGAAAAAGAGCAAGCCATCCAAATATTAAGCAAAAGCTTAAATAACCCCTGGCAAGGTATCGAAAAAACTCCTAATGTGTGCGGGGGAGATGCCTGTATTGCTGGCACTCGGATTCCTGTTTGGGGATTAGTAAATGCTCGGCGTATAGGGTATAGTGATAATGATTTACTCGAAAGCTATCCAACAATTTCGGCTGCTGATTTAGTTAATGCTTGGGCTTATGCCGAGGCATTTTCTGAAGAAATAGAAACGGCAATCAGAGAAAATGAGGAAGCTTAA
- a CDS encoding SH3 domain-containing protein: MKLNLWQQSVTAGLLVFLGMSSPAYSGTVSQKSETQNLVAQATCRRVKVGSNLNIRATPNGTILDNIPEGTVVTIDGTVANGWVKITSPINGVVFSQYLTTCEQPISGNTPKPVDTNCRAVSASDAVLVRQAPNDNSALMGRLVNNQRVSLGNTSTSDGWVAISAPINGFVPAARLKVCS; the protein is encoded by the coding sequence ATGAAACTTAATCTTTGGCAACAATCTGTTACTGCCGGCTTGTTGGTGTTTTTGGGAATGAGTTCACCGGCATACTCTGGCACCGTTTCCCAAAAATCTGAAACGCAAAATTTAGTGGCGCAAGCAACTTGCCGGCGGGTAAAGGTTGGCAGTAATTTGAATATTCGCGCTACTCCTAACGGCACAATTCTTGATAATATTCCAGAGGGAACTGTGGTTACAATTGATGGCACGGTTGCTAATGGTTGGGTGAAAATTACTTCTCCTATTAATGGGGTGGTCTTTAGCCAATATTTGACGACTTGTGAGCAACCTATTTCTGGAAATACTCCGAAGCCGGTTGATACTAATTGCCGGGCTGTGTCGGCTTCGGATGCGGTTTTGGTGCGGCAAGCTCCGAATGATAATAGTGCTTTGATGGGGCGTTTAGTAAATAATCAAAGGGTGTCGCTTGGGAATACGAGTACAAGTGATGGTTGGGTGGCAATTTCTGCACCTATTAATGGCTTTGTGCCGGCTGCAAGGTTGAAGGTTTGTAGTTAA